The Verrucomicrobiia bacterium genomic interval CGCGACTTTAACCCTTCAAAAAGGCTGTTCAAAAGTTAATGGAGGGATATGCTGCACAAAAACAATTTCTTATGCAAAGACCTCCCGCCGTAACCATTTTCGGGATTCTCAACATTGTCTTCGCCGCCTTTGGGGTGTTTGGCGTCCTTGCCGGTTTGGTGATGCTTTGTTGCTCATCTTCATGACCCGTCCCAAGGTGGTCGCCGCGTTTAGACCGCCGCCAGCCCTGCCGGTTTGAGGCCCATTTGCGCCTAAGGCGCCACCGGCTTGGAGGCCCTTTCTTCTATTTGAGATTCTGCTTCGCGCAACAGGGTATGGCCGATGATCCAGTCTATCCAACTGCCGTCGATGTCACCGCTGTCCAGCTTGGGCAACTGGTTCTCTGCAATCTGTGTGGCCTGCACCAGCGCGCGCCGGGCCTCCGCAGGTTGGTGCAACTGCCAGTGAGCCAGGGCCACAACCGCGTGGGATTCCATGTCGCGGACCGGATTCCGATCCGGGTTGGCGAGGACCTTGTCCATCCAATGCAGACTGCTGACAAAATGTCCAAGGCGATACTCGGCCAGGCCTTTGCAGAGGAAAAAGTAGGGATGACCGCCAGTCACGGCCATGTCCGCCAACCGGCCTACCGAACTCAAGTCCACGCCAGAAGAGGGCAGTATCAGGCAGTCCTTGGCCATGCGATCAGCAATGGAAGGGTCATTGGCCTGGGCGAAGTGGGTCAGGATGCGGGCGCAGAGCTGGCGGTAGCTTGTTAAGTCACCCTCGGCCGCCAGGAGCGGAGCCAGCGCGTGGTAGAACTGATGGTTTTGGGGATCGAGTTGGACGGCCCGGGACAGGTCGCTCGCCGCCGGCTGCCACAGGCCGCGACGGGCGAAGAATCCGCCGCGAATAGCGAAGATTCTTGCCGCATTCGGGTATTGCTGGACTGCCGGGGTTAGAAGTTGGTCGAGGAATTGATCGTCCACTTTGGCCTGGCGCAACGGCAACAGGATTCCAACCAGGTCGTCAAGGGCCTGCTCGGATTGCGGAAGATTGCCGGACCAAAGCCCTTTGCCATGGGGCGCCAGGGCCTGGCTAATCGAGTCCTCGGCGCCGGTTTGATTGCCCAGGTGCCACTGGTCGCACCCCAGTTGGGCCAGCGCAACGGCCAGGGCGGGATGATTCGGCCCGAGTCGGGCGCGGGCGATCTGGACATTCTGCTGCGCCAAGTCCGCTGCTTGCTTCCAGCGTCCGAGGTTCTCGTTATCCTCGATCAAGGAGGTGCGTAGTTGCATTTCGACATGCGCCTGATTGGTGAAACGCCCGGGCAGCAGTTGGGCCGTATCGTCGAGAATCTGCCGCACTACCCGTAAGTCGCCGAAAGTGCCTCCCGGGTGCGCAATGCTGAGCGCGCGTCTGAAAAAATCAGCGACTTCCTGGTTCTTTCGCGCCTCGGCGTTGGTGACTTTGCGGGCCTGCTTTTCCTTAAAGTAAAGCCGGGTCGAAACGGTTGCGCCAATAAGCAGCGCGGCCAGCACCGCAACGCTGGCGGCAAAGCCGAATTTGTGACGGCGAAAGGTCTTCTGGAGTTCGTACAGGCGGCTGGGCGGGCGGGCGACCACTGGTTGGCAGTTGAGGTGCCGCTCGATGTCCTTGGACAATCCGCTGGCGGTTTCATACCGCCGCGCGCGGTCTTTCTCGAGGCACTTCATCACGATCCAATCCAAATCAGTAGAGAACGACTTGAGGCGCGCGTTGAGAATGGGTCCGCGATGCGCAGCGCGAGCCGGGCTGGGCTCGCTTGGCAGTTGCCCAAAAGTGTCCAGGACCTTTGATGGACGCAGCGGTTCCCTCTCGCGGATGGTGCGCCGCATTTCATCCAGGCCGGCAGCGAGCAGCGCTTTTGTATCGAACGGGGTCTTGCCGGTGAGCAACTCATAGAGCAGCACCCCAAGGCTGTAGATGTCGCTGCGCGTGTCGATGTCCAGGTCCGTCAGAGCGGCCTGTTCCGGGCTCATGTAAGCTGGCGTGCCGACGAATTGTTCAAATGCCGTGAACAAGGTGTGGTCGGTGAGCCGGCCAGCGGTGGCTTTGGCGATGCCAAAATCGATTACTTTGGGCACGGGCGTCTCATCGTGGAGGGTAACGAGGATGTTCGAGGGTTTGATGTCGCGGTGAATGATACCCTTCTGGTGCGCGTGCTGGATGGCGTGGCAAATCTGAATGAATAACCGGAGCCGTTGGGTGATGTCGAGCTGGTGCTGGTCGCAGTAATCGGTGATGCGGATGCCGCGCACCAGTTCCATCACGAAGTAAGGGCGGCCAGTGTCGGTGGCGCCGGCTTCGAGCACCTTGGCGATGTTGGGATGGTCCATCAGCGCCAGGGCCTGCCGTTCGGCTTCGAACCGGGCAATGACTTGCCTGGTATCCATGCCCAGCTTGATGACCTTCAGGGCGACACGCCGGCGCA includes:
- a CDS encoding protein kinase, giving the protein MRILTCARCGAELAANATVGHCLACLLQLGLAADDCGPPEMLPTGPPFRLAGPGVGADAAVHRIVGNYKLLQQIGEGGCGVVYMAEQEQPVRRRVALKVIKLGMDTRQVIARFEAERQALALMDHPNIAKVLEAGATDTGRPYFVMELVRGIRITDYCDQHQLDITQRLRLFIQICHAIQHAHQKGIIHRDIKPSNILVTLHDETPVPKVIDFGIAKATAGRLTDHTLFTAFEQFVGTPAYMSPEQAALTDLDIDTRSDIYSLGVLLYELLTGKTPFDTKALLAAGLDEMRRTIREREPLRPSKVLDTFGQLPSEPSPARAAHRGPILNARLKSFSTDLDWIVMKCLEKDRARRYETASGLSKDIERHLNCQPVVARPPSRLYELQKTFRRHKFGFAASVAVLAALLIGATVSTRLYFKEKQARKVTNAEARKNQEVADFFRRALSIAHPGGTFGDLRVVRQILDDTAQLLPGRFTNQAHVEMQLRTSLIEDNENLGRWKQAADLAQQNVQIARARLGPNHPALAVALAQLGCDQWHLGNQTGAEDSISQALAPHGKGLWSGNLPQSEQALDDLVGILLPLRQAKVDDQFLDQLLTPAVQQYPNAARIFAIRGGFFARRGLWQPAASDLSRAVQLDPQNHQFYHALAPLLAAEGDLTSYRQLCARILTHFAQANDPSIADRMAKDCLILPSSGVDLSSVGRLADMAVTGGHPYFFLCKGLAEYRLGHFVSSLHWMDKVLANPDRNPVRDMESHAVVALAHWQLHQPAEARRALVQATQIAENQLPKLDSGDIDGSWIDWIIGHTLLREAESQIEERASKPVAP